One window of the Shewanella cyperi genome contains the following:
- the argB gene encoding acetylglutamate kinase yields the protein MSANNVLVLKVGGALLQCEMGMERLMNTAKQLLESGQQVILVHGGGYLVDEQLKVNGMDTVKLDGLRVTPAEQMPIIAGALAGTSNKLLQGAARKAGVRSVGMSLCDGNLVSAVIKDERLGMVGEVSPQDAALLHFAMSQGWLPIISSIAMSDEGELLNVNADQAASVLAKLVGAKLVLLSDVSGVLDGKGKLIESLDSQSISELVQQGVIEKGMKVKVEAALEVAQWLGRPVQVASWRDAQQLAALVRGEAIGTQIQP from the coding sequence ATGTCAGCAAACAATGTTTTGGTTTTGAAGGTGGGCGGTGCCCTGTTGCAGTGCGAGATGGGCATGGAGCGGCTGATGAATACCGCCAAGCAACTGCTTGAAAGTGGTCAGCAGGTGATTCTGGTCCACGGCGGTGGCTATCTGGTGGATGAGCAGCTCAAGGTCAATGGTATGGACACGGTCAAGCTCGATGGCCTGCGGGTCACTCCGGCCGAGCAGATGCCCATTATCGCGGGTGCCCTGGCGGGTACCTCGAACAAACTACTGCAGGGTGCCGCCCGCAAGGCCGGTGTGCGCAGTGTCGGCATGAGCCTGTGTGACGGCAACCTGGTCAGCGCCGTTATCAAGGACGAGCGTCTGGGCATGGTGGGCGAAGTGAGCCCCCAGGATGCCGCCCTGCTGCACTTTGCCATGTCCCAGGGCTGGCTGCCGATTATCAGTTCCATCGCCATGTCAGACGAGGGCGAACTGCTTAACGTCAATGCCGATCAGGCCGCCAGTGTGCTGGCCAAGCTGGTGGGAGCCAAGTTGGTACTGCTGTCGGACGTGTCCGGGGTACTCGACGGCAAGGGCAAGCTGATTGAAAGCCTCGACAGCCAAAGCATCAGTGAGCTGGTGCAGCAGGGCGTGATCGAGAAAGGCATGAAGGTCAAGGTCGAGGCTGCTCTGGAAGTGGCCCAATGGTTGGGACGGCCGGTGCAGGTGGCCTCCTGGCGTGATGCACAGCAGCTGGCCGCCCTGGTCAGGGGTGAGGCCATCGGAACTCAAATACAACCTTAG
- a CDS encoding ornithine carbamoyltransferase: MKHFLSIKELTQQQLLDLLALARKIKAKPQEYSQALKGKSVVMLFEKPSLRTRVSFDIGINKLGGHCLYLDQQNGALGKRESVQDFATNLSCWADAIVARTFSHGTIEQLAKYGSVPVINALSDLYHPCQALADFLSLAEQLDDLSKLKLVYIGDGNNVSQSLMYGAALLGARMTVICPAGHFPDGFEVTEAQRIAKQHGGEIVLTTDVNAVQGHDAIYTDTWISMGDNTALTDIRAKFAPYQVNRELMNQAGAQYFMHCLPAHRGVEVTDEVMDGEGSLILDQAENRMHAQNAVLVTLLG; encoded by the coding sequence ATGAAGCATTTTTTGTCGATAAAGGAACTCACGCAACAGCAGCTGCTGGATCTGCTGGCGCTGGCCCGTAAGATTAAGGCCAAGCCCCAGGAGTACAGCCAGGCGCTCAAGGGCAAGAGTGTGGTGATGTTGTTCGAAAAGCCCTCTCTGCGTACCCGCGTCAGTTTCGATATCGGGATCAATAAGCTTGGTGGACACTGCCTCTACCTCGATCAGCAAAACGGTGCCCTGGGCAAGCGCGAGTCGGTGCAGGACTTTGCCACCAACCTGTCCTGTTGGGCCGATGCCATAGTGGCGCGGACCTTTTCCCACGGCACCATAGAACAGCTGGCCAAATATGGCTCAGTACCTGTGATCAATGCCCTGTCGGATCTCTATCATCCCTGCCAGGCGCTGGCGGATTTCCTCAGCCTGGCTGAGCAGCTGGATGACCTGTCCAAGCTCAAGCTGGTGTACATTGGGGATGGTAACAACGTCAGTCAGTCACTGATGTACGGTGCTGCCCTTCTGGGGGCACGTATGACAGTGATTTGCCCGGCCGGCCATTTCCCCGATGGCTTTGAGGTCACGGAGGCTCAGCGCATAGCCAAACAGCATGGCGGTGAGATAGTGCTGACCACGGATGTGAATGCGGTGCAGGGCCACGACGCCATCTACACTGATACCTGGATTTCCATGGGGGACAACACGGCGCTGACGGATATCCGTGCCAAGTTTGCCCCATACCAGGTCAACCGGGAGTTGATGAATCAGGCCGGTGCTCAGTATTTTATGCATTGCCTGCCGGCACACCGTGGCGTGGAAGTCACAGATGAGGTGATGGATGGCGAGGGTTCCTTGATCCTCGATCAGGCCGAGAATCGTATGCATGCTCAAAACGCAGTGTTGGTGACGCTGCTCGGATAA
- a CDS encoding argininosuccinate synthase, with protein MAIANNNTGVKKVVLAYSGGLDTSAIIPWLKENYDNCEIVAFCADVGQGEEELVGLTEKALASGASECHIVDLKEEFVKDYIYPTIATGAIYEGTYLLGTSMARPIIAKAQVEVARKVGADALCHGCTGKGNDQVRFEGCFAALAPDLKVIAPWREWEMQSREDLLAYLAERNIKTSASTTKIYSRDANAWHISHEGGELEDPWNEPSKGVWTLTADPLDAPNEPEYVSLKIANARITEVNGEALSPYQALMKLNAIAAPHGVGRIDITENRLVGMKSRGCYETPGGTVMFAALRAVEELVLDKSSREWREQIAARMAHLVYDGRWFTPLCESLLAASESLARDVNGEVVVRLYKGQAVAVKKRSPNSLYSEAFATFGEDSVYDQKHAEGFIRLYSLASRIRALSSK; from the coding sequence ATGGCAATTGCAAACAACAACACAGGCGTTAAAAAGGTGGTGCTGGCTTATTCCGGCGGCCTGGATACCTCGGCCATCATTCCCTGGCTGAAAGAAAACTATGACAACTGCGAAATCGTCGCCTTCTGTGCCGATGTGGGCCAGGGCGAGGAAGAGCTGGTGGGCCTGACCGAAAAGGCGCTGGCCTCCGGCGCCAGCGAGTGCCACATAGTGGACCTCAAAGAAGAATTCGTTAAAGACTACATCTATCCCACCATAGCCACGGGCGCCATCTACGAAGGCACCTACCTGCTGGGCACCTCCATGGCGCGGCCCATTATTGCCAAGGCCCAGGTGGAAGTGGCCCGCAAGGTCGGCGCCGATGCCCTGTGCCACGGTTGCACCGGCAAGGGCAACGATCAGGTACGTTTCGAGGGTTGCTTCGCCGCCCTGGCGCCGGATCTCAAGGTGATTGCCCCCTGGCGTGAATGGGAGATGCAAAGCCGTGAAGATCTGCTGGCTTATCTGGCGGAGCGCAATATCAAGACCTCGGCCTCGACCACCAAGATCTACAGCCGTGATGCCAACGCCTGGCACATCTCCCACGAGGGTGGTGAGCTGGAAGATCCCTGGAACGAGCCAAGCAAGGGCGTTTGGACCCTGACCGCCGATCCGCTGGATGCGCCCAATGAGCCTGAGTACGTCAGCCTCAAGATAGCCAACGCCCGTATTACCGAAGTCAACGGCGAGGCCTTGAGCCCCTATCAGGCGCTGATGAAACTCAATGCCATTGCCGCACCACACGGTGTCGGTCGTATCGATATTACCGAGAACCGTCTGGTGGGCATGAAGTCCCGTGGTTGCTATGAAACCCCGGGCGGCACAGTGATGTTTGCTGCCCTGCGTGCGGTCGAGGAGCTGGTGCTGGACAAGAGCAGCCGCGAGTGGCGCGAACAGATCGCTGCCCGCATGGCGCACCTGGTCTATGATGGCCGCTGGTTCACTCCCCTGTGTGAATCCCTGTTGGCGGCGTCCGAGTCTCTGGCCAGGGACGTTAACGGCGAAGTGGTGGTCAGGCTCTACAAGGGCCAGGCCGTGGCGGTGAAGAAGCGTTCTCCCAACAGCCTGTACTCGGAAGCCTTTGCCACCTTTGGTGAGGATTCGGTTTACGATCAAAAGCATGCCGAAGGCTTTATCCGCCTGTACTCGCTGGCGAGCCGCATTCGCGCTCTCAGCAGCAAGTAA
- the argH gene encoding argininosuccinate lyase — MALWGGRFQGQSSALFQLFNDSLPVDYRLFQQDVEGSIAWADAIASVGILSADECKRLKQALNDLLTEVGEDGNAIIASGAEDIHSFVEQRLIAKVGDLGKKLHTGRSRNDQVATDLKLWCKATVAELQHKLQTLVGALLALCERELDAVMPGYTHLQRAQPVTFGHWCLAYVEMFERDLSRLNDALKRLDTCPLGSGALAGTAYAIDRQKLALSLGFNGPTLNSLDAVSDRDHVVELCSAASLSMLHLSRMAEDLIFFNSGEAAFIELADNVTSGSSLMPQKKNPDALELIRGKTGRVYGNLMGILTTMKALPLAYNKDMQEDKEGLFDTLDSWGICLDMAALVLEGLKVNRGNALTAAQQGYANATELADYLVAKGMPFREAHHVVGELVVKAIGLGLPLEQLPLELLQQSAAVIQDDVFPHLSIEACLGKRDVLGGTAINRVQAALKVKQGD; from the coding sequence ATGGCCCTATGGGGTGGCAGATTTCAGGGGCAGAGCAGCGCCCTGTTTCAACTCTTCAATGATTCTTTGCCGGTGGACTATCGCCTGTTCCAGCAGGATGTGGAAGGCTCCATCGCCTGGGCCGATGCCATCGCCAGTGTCGGTATCCTGAGTGCCGATGAATGTAAACGGCTGAAGCAGGCTCTGAACGACTTGCTGACCGAAGTGGGTGAGGACGGCAATGCCATTATTGCCAGTGGCGCCGAGGATATTCACAGCTTCGTTGAGCAGCGGCTGATTGCCAAGGTCGGGGATCTCGGCAAAAAGCTGCACACGGGCCGTTCCCGTAACGATCAGGTGGCCACGGATCTCAAGCTCTGGTGCAAGGCCACGGTTGCCGAATTGCAGCACAAGCTGCAGACCCTGGTTGGCGCCCTGCTGGCCCTGTGTGAGCGGGAACTGGATGCCGTGATGCCAGGTTATACCCATCTGCAAAGAGCCCAGCCTGTGACCTTTGGTCATTGGTGTCTGGCCTATGTGGAAATGTTTGAGCGGGATCTGTCCCGGCTCAATGATGCCCTGAAACGCCTGGATACCTGCCCTCTGGGCTCGGGCGCCCTGGCCGGGACCGCCTATGCTATCGACAGGCAAAAGCTGGCTCTGTCCCTGGGGTTCAATGGTCCCACCCTCAACAGCCTGGATGCGGTATCCGACCGGGATCACGTGGTGGAACTGTGCTCCGCTGCTTCCCTGTCCATGCTGCACCTGTCGCGCATGGCCGAAGATCTGATCTTCTTCAACTCAGGCGAGGCCGCCTTTATCGAGTTGGCGGACAATGTCACCTCGGGCTCGTCCCTGATGCCGCAGAAGAAAAACCCCGATGCCCTGGAGCTGATCCGCGGCAAGACCGGCCGTGTCTACGGTAACCTGATGGGCATTCTGACGACCATGAAAGCCCTGCCACTGGCCTATAACAAGGACATGCAGGAAGACAAGGAAGGCCTGTTTGATACCCTGGACTCCTGGGGCATTTGTCTCGACATGGCGGCGCTGGTGCTGGAGGGCCTCAAGGTCAACCGTGGCAATGCGCTGACGGCGGCCCAGCAGGGCTATGCCAATGCCACCGAGTTGGCGGACTATCTGGTGGCCAAGGGCATGCCATTCCGTGAGGCACACCATGTGGTGGGTGAGCTGGTGGTCAAGGCCATAGGCTTGGGCTTGCCGCTGGAGCAGTTACCGCTGGAGCTGTTACAGCAGAGCGCGGCGGTCATCCAGGATGACGTGTTTCCACACCTGAGTATCGAAGCCTGCCTCGGCAAGCGCGATGTATTGGGCGGCACAGCCATCAACCGGGTGCAGGCGGCCCTCAAGGTCAAGCAAGGTGACTGA
- a CDS encoding AMP-binding protein produces METQNKTPIAMLTHWVETRGDEVYLRQPINGQYRDFSWRQVQQQMQQLAGGLRHLGLVPGDKIAVLSKNCAEWFISDLALMYGGYISVPIYPTANADTIRYVLEHSGAKAIIIGKLDHWAEQEAGLGGSILRLAMPYDTMPTQYGWQQLLTMGQPLLEAPLPKLDDIMTLIYTSGSTGKPKGAIQTFGSYAWTCSAVVRDLKTSGEDRLLSYLPLAHITERVAIEGSSFYSGSPVAFVENLDTFVADVQRMRPTVFFSVPRLWTLFQKNIIDKIGYNKLQLLLKIPLIGYLVKRKIHKGLGLDQCRLLGSGSAPIPASLIQWYHSIGLDICEAWGMTENSAYSIINYPFDANKIGTVGKPIVGCDVRRGEDGELLVKSPGLMSGYYLQPEATEAAFDGDGFFHTGDLCTIDEDGCISITGRVKDNFKTSKGKYVAPVPIERKLAQDPHIELICVIGSGLPHPIALVQLSEGAKLQPREEVRVSIKATLDAINPNLESHETVDAVVVVTDPWTIENDVLTPTLKIKRHVLEARFSAKVDGVRGAKVVWEEEI; encoded by the coding sequence ATGGAAACCCAAAACAAGACCCCGATAGCAATGTTGACCCATTGGGTGGAGACCCGGGGCGACGAAGTCTACTTACGCCAACCCATTAACGGTCAATACCGGGATTTCAGCTGGCGTCAGGTGCAGCAGCAAATGCAGCAATTGGCCGGAGGCTTGCGTCATCTTGGTCTGGTGCCGGGTGACAAGATTGCCGTGCTGTCAAAGAACTGTGCCGAGTGGTTTATCAGCGATCTGGCCTTGATGTACGGCGGTTACATCAGCGTGCCCATCTATCCCACTGCCAATGCCGATACCATTCGTTATGTACTGGAGCACAGTGGTGCCAAGGCCATCATCATAGGCAAGCTGGATCACTGGGCCGAGCAGGAGGCCGGTCTCGGCGGCAGCATTTTGCGTCTGGCCATGCCCTACGACACCATGCCGACCCAATATGGCTGGCAGCAGCTGCTGACCATGGGCCAACCCCTGCTGGAAGCCCCCCTGCCGAAGCTGGATGACATCATGACCCTGATCTACACCTCAGGGTCAACGGGTAAACCCAAGGGCGCCATCCAGACCTTTGGCAGTTATGCCTGGACCTGCAGCGCCGTGGTGCGCGATCTCAAGACCAGTGGCGAAGACCGTCTCTTGTCTTACCTGCCGCTGGCACACATTACTGAGCGGGTGGCGATTGAGGGCTCTTCTTTCTACTCCGGCAGTCCGGTGGCCTTTGTCGAGAACCTGGACACCTTTGTCGCCGATGTGCAGCGCATGCGCCCCACGGTATTTTTCTCGGTACCACGCTTATGGACCCTGTTCCAAAAGAACATTATCGACAAGATTGGCTACAACAAACTGCAACTGCTGCTGAAGATCCCCCTCATCGGTTATCTGGTGAAGCGCAAGATCCACAAGGGACTGGGCCTCGACCAATGCCGTCTGCTGGGCTCGGGCTCGGCGCCCATACCGGCATCGCTTATCCAGTGGTATCACAGCATAGGTCTGGACATCTGTGAGGCCTGGGGCATGACGGAAAACAGTGCCTATTCGATCATCAACTATCCCTTCGACGCCAATAAGATAGGCACGGTTGGCAAGCCCATAGTCGGTTGCGATGTGCGCCGCGGCGAGGATGGCGAACTGCTGGTGAAGAGTCCGGGACTAATGAGCGGCTACTATCTGCAACCGGAGGCCACAGAGGCCGCCTTCGATGGCGATGGCTTCTTTCACACCGGTGACCTGTGCACCATAGATGAAGATGGCTGTATCAGCATTACGGGCCGGGTGAAGGACAACTTCAAAACCTCGAAAGGTAAGTATGTGGCGCCAGTGCCCATTGAGCGCAAGCTGGCCCAGGATCCCCATATTGAACTTATCTGCGTCATAGGTTCCGGCCTGCCACACCCCATAGCCCTGGTGCAATTGTCCGAGGGTGCCAAGTTGCAACCAAGGGAAGAAGTGCGGGTGTCCATCAAGGCAACCCTGGATGCCATCAACCCCAATCTGGAATCCCATGAAACAGTGGATGCCGTGGTGGTGGTGACGGATCCCTGGACCATAGAAAACGATGTGCTGACGCCAACATTGAAGATCAAACGTCACGTGCTGGAAGCGCGTTTCAGCGCCAAGGTGGACGGTGTCCGAGGTGCCAAGGTGGTGTGGGAAGAGGAAATCTAA
- a CDS encoding PKD domain-containing protein, producing MVLPTQGQVSGRYRAARAILATKEFIILQTPSYRKTIIASLIAASLSACGGGNDETKPAPVNQAPTVSVTDSSIQEGLAINLTAVASDSDGSISSYSWSQKSGTSVILNGANTASISFTAPAVTEDENLVFTVTVTDDKGATAFKDVTVTVTAKMLELTLQGKVTDGPIANAKVTVSVGEQEFITAADENGDYHIGLRVDDSYATKLINITAVGPAQGSPVKLVSLLGSLEHLIEQAGADGILTKDEIFGVNVTNVTSAVSALMQAASPDGLIYTQDAFDSAARVYDTSQVLPLATAVKLLLDYAEANPELAIPEGVANTQELITHLESAQKYLRQAQLGMTSVYEEALAAIISDENIVATNTGSGNIPIADSYYFKSSGGDMNGARLVLNADGTGSLQHIYTPMIELTWTLGDQGLILTYDGDGLWYIRNEREGQVEYHRTQTHIKWLSRSGDVDQMIMQHTANTHYLEGQIPDGEVVFPEVVQAVKSAGVKTVQPQLEIGALYSVPRAHYLDGDLSYSAINLQLENADTAKLEFPMMSADGSLHFQRVTAHYNYNDAGHLVLTTDYKQQPLALDYAFIGKDKVLEANVFFENKTEQNALLENALFLRKEVDKWSLQSVVGIFQEKSAAILPLNYNWTEINADGSVLMVKVSDGNADGEISEREISHYSGLWQITDNGNLSIRRYRFNRAVTDTTGYCIPDSFDPASTDTCVLEYERQWNLHQVVGDQYYVQRINRNYVYGLDSTGEVIQQHTVDYASLSNAVLYKVDSRPYPLSVNVQ from the coding sequence GTGGTATTGCCTACCCAAGGACAGGTATCGGGAAGATACCGTGCTGCAAGAGCAATTCTTGCGACCAAGGAGTTTATTATCTTGCAAACCCCAAGCTATAGAAAAACCATCATCGCTTCTTTAATTGCCGCCTCCCTGTCAGCCTGTGGTGGTGGCAATGATGAGACTAAACCTGCGCCTGTTAACCAGGCTCCCACAGTTTCTGTGACCGATAGCAGCATCCAGGAAGGTTTGGCCATCAACCTGACTGCCGTAGCCAGCGACAGCGACGGCAGTATCAGCAGTTATAGCTGGAGTCAAAAATCGGGTACCAGCGTGATCCTGAATGGCGCAAATACCGCTTCCATCAGCTTTACCGCCCCTGCTGTGACCGAAGATGAGAACCTTGTATTCACTGTCACAGTGACAGATGACAAGGGCGCTACCGCTTTCAAAGATGTGACTGTGACAGTTACCGCCAAAATGCTGGAGCTGACTCTGCAGGGCAAGGTGACAGATGGTCCCATAGCCAATGCCAAGGTGACAGTATCTGTGGGTGAGCAAGAGTTTATCACTGCAGCTGATGAAAATGGTGATTACCATATCGGCTTGAGAGTCGACGATTCCTATGCCACCAAATTAATCAACATCACTGCAGTTGGACCTGCGCAAGGCAGTCCAGTCAAGTTGGTTTCTCTGCTCGGTAGCCTGGAACATCTCATTGAACAGGCCGGGGCGGATGGCATTCTGACTAAGGATGAGATATTTGGCGTTAACGTAACTAACGTGACTTCGGCTGTCAGTGCTCTCATGCAGGCTGCCAGCCCAGATGGGCTGATTTACACTCAAGATGCATTCGACAGTGCGGCCAGGGTCTATGACACTTCCCAAGTGCTACCATTGGCAACGGCTGTCAAATTACTGCTGGATTATGCTGAAGCCAATCCAGAGCTGGCAATACCTGAAGGGGTTGCCAATACCCAGGAATTGATTACTCATCTGGAATCGGCGCAAAAATACCTGAGACAAGCGCAATTGGGGATGACGTCAGTTTACGAAGAGGCTCTGGCCGCCATTATTAGCGATGAAAATATCGTTGCTACCAATACTGGGAGTGGCAATATCCCCATCGCTGACAGTTATTATTTTAAATCTTCGGGTGGGGACATGAATGGTGCCCGGTTAGTGTTGAACGCTGATGGCACAGGCTCGCTGCAGCATATTTATACACCTATGATCGAGTTGACATGGACCCTCGGCGATCAGGGACTGATACTCACATATGATGGTGATGGGCTCTGGTATATTAGGAATGAGCGTGAGGGGCAGGTCGAATATCACCGAACCCAGACGCACATTAAATGGCTATCCAGGAGTGGTGACGTCGACCAGATGATAATGCAGCATACGGCCAATACTCATTATCTTGAGGGACAGATTCCTGATGGTGAGGTGGTCTTTCCTGAAGTGGTCCAGGCGGTCAAGAGTGCCGGAGTTAAAACAGTACAACCTCAGCTGGAGATCGGTGCCCTTTATTCTGTGCCTCGCGCACATTATCTAGATGGAGATTTGAGCTATAGCGCTATCAATCTCCAGCTTGAAAATGCTGATACGGCAAAACTGGAATTTCCTATGATGTCAGCCGATGGTAGTCTGCATTTTCAACGTGTAACGGCACACTACAATTATAACGATGCCGGACATTTAGTTCTGACTACTGATTATAAGCAACAACCTTTGGCATTGGACTATGCCTTTATTGGAAAAGATAAGGTGCTGGAAGCAAACGTGTTTTTTGAGAATAAGACAGAGCAAAATGCTCTTTTGGAAAACGCATTGTTTTTAAGAAAAGAGGTGGATAAATGGAGCCTACAAAGTGTTGTGGGAATTTTTCAGGAAAAAAGCGCTGCAATACTGCCTCTTAATTATAACTGGACTGAAATTAATGCCGATGGCTCGGTGCTGATGGTAAAAGTAAGTGATGGAAATGCCGATGGTGAAATAAGCGAAAGGGAGATCTCTCATTATTCCGGATTATGGCAAATTACTGATAATGGCAACCTCAGTATACGTCGTTATCGCTTCAACAGGGCTGTTACGGACACAACAGGTTATTGCATACCTGATAGCTTTGACCCTGCATCAACCGATACCTGTGTACTTGAATATGAACGTCAGTGGAATCTGCATCAAGTAGTGGGCGATCAATACTATGTACAAAGGATTAACCGTAATTATGTGTATGGTTTGGATTCCACCGGGGAAGTTATTCAACAGCATACTGTGGATTACGCTTCTTTGTCTAACGCCGTGCTATATAAGGTTGATAGCCGTCCCTATCCGCTATCGGTCAATGTGCAATAA
- the trmH gene encoding tRNA (guanosine(18)-2'-O)-methyltransferase TrmH: MSPERFARINAMLDNRQVDLTLCLDQVHKTNNIAAVLRSADAVGVHEIHAIWPEPDMKVSGNTASGSQQWVKTVKHPDVSSAITGFKESGMQVVATNFAPEAVDFRELDYTRPTAIILGHEKNGVSAEAIAHADHQVIIPMVGMVQSLNVSVAAALILFEAERQRKLAGMYGERKLDDAYCQKLLFEQGHPIYAKACRRKGIPYPELDQQGQILADKDWWDRMRAPMPETMA, translated from the coding sequence ATGAGCCCAGAACGTTTCGCCCGCATCAATGCCATGCTGGACAACCGCCAGGTGGACCTCACCCTGTGCCTCGATCAGGTGCACAAGACCAACAATATTGCCGCCGTGCTGCGCAGCGCCGATGCCGTGGGCGTCCATGAAATCCACGCCATCTGGCCCGAGCCGGATATGAAGGTGTCGGGCAATACTGCTTCCGGCAGCCAGCAATGGGTCAAAACGGTCAAGCATCCGGATGTAAGCTCGGCCATCACCGGCTTTAAGGAAAGTGGCATGCAGGTGGTGGCAACCAACTTCGCGCCAGAAGCGGTTGATTTTCGCGAGCTGGATTACACTCGCCCCACCGCCATCATTCTGGGGCATGAGAAAAACGGCGTCAGTGCCGAGGCCATAGCTCACGCCGATCATCAGGTGATCATTCCCATGGTGGGTATGGTGCAATCCCTCAATGTGTCAGTGGCCGCCGCACTGATCCTGTTTGAGGCCGAACGCCAGCGCAAGCTGGCCGGCATGTATGGCGAGCGCAAGCTGGATGACGCCTATTGTCAGAAGCTGCTGTTCGAACAGGGGCACCCCATCTACGCCAAGGCTTGCCGCCGCAAAGGCATCCCCTACCCCGAACTGGATCAGCAAGGACAGATCCTTGCCGATAAGGACTGGTGGGACAGGATGCGCGCCCCCATGCCAGAAACAATGGCCTGA
- a CDS encoding RidA family protein encodes MAEKIIIATDKAPAAIGTYSQAVKVGATVYLSGQIPLVPATMTLVGEDFEAQVVQVFDNLKAVCEAAGGSLADIAKLNIFLTDLSHFAKVNEIMGRYFQQPYPARAAIGVKELPKGAQVEMDGVMEL; translated from the coding sequence ATGGCTGAAAAAATTATCATCGCCACCGACAAGGCGCCGGCTGCGATTGGAACCTATTCCCAGGCTGTAAAAGTAGGCGCAACCGTCTACCTGTCCGGCCAAATTCCCCTGGTACCGGCCACCATGACCCTGGTGGGTGAGGATTTCGAAGCCCAGGTGGTGCAGGTGTTCGACAACCTGAAAGCTGTGTGCGAAGCCGCCGGCGGTTCCCTGGCCGATATAGCCAAGCTCAACATCTTCCTCACCGATCTGTCCCACTTTGCCAAGGTGAACGAGATCATGGGTCGTTACTTCCAGCAACCCTATCCGGCCCGCGCCGCCATCGGCGTGAAAGAGCTGCCCAAGGGTGCCCAGGTCGAGATGGACGGAGTGATGGAACTTTAA